The genomic region CTATGCGGCTACGGACTTGGAGGAAGGATTTGCGGAAGCGTTCTCGTTCTACGTCAACCAGCCTTTGCTGCTGGAGCGGCGTGATTCGGCGTCGAGCGACTTCTTCAGCGGTCTTGTGAATGCCGAGACGAATACGGGAGCCGAACACTAAACCCAATCCCTGGCAGGTCAGAGCCCCATTCCCCAGCGAAGCGGAACGGGTCCTGCAAATCCTCTGCGCCGCCTTTCGCTTGCGTGTGGACGCCGCGCGTCCTATCTTCTCAAACGATCCCTTTTACGATCTTTCCCACAAGCGTGTTTTGACATCGACGGCGCATGGGCTCGTCGCCAGCCTCACCATCGTTCCGGCGCGCATCCGTGTCGGCGCCGCATGGATCCCGTTTGGCGGCATTGCGGGCGTCGCCACGCAGCCCGAGCATCAGCGCCAGGGATATGCTGGGGAGCTGCTTCAGGGCGCCCTGCGCGCCCTGACCGGAGAGCTGAGGTATCCGCTCTCCGGACTGTTCACGGACCTTCCCTCATACTATCGGCGCTTTGGCTGGGAGTACGCCACACAGAACTGTGTGGTCACGTCCGCGCTCGCCGCGCTGCCGAAGTACGCCGGCGGCGAATACGTGCGGATCGCCGCGCCTCACGACCTGCCCGCCCAAAAGCAAATCGAGACCCTCCACGCCGCCGCGCTGGAAAAGCGCCCCACCGGCGCCTTCGAGCGTGACGCCCGGCGGTGGGCGGTGATCCGTCACTTTCTTCCCGGATGCAAAATCGCCCTATACCAGCAGGACGGTCCCGCCGCAGGATATGTCATCTTCGAAGAATCCCAGGAAATTCTGCGCGTGCAGGAGCTATACGGCCAGGATCGCCGGGCCGAGCGCGCCCTCATCGGCTTTCTGGCGAGCCGCCGCGCGCAGCGCGTGGAGTGGTCGGCGCCGTTTCCGGAGATCACGCGCCTGTGGATCCATGAGTTCGGCGCCGCGTGCGAATCGTCGTCCTTCTCTGTAAATCCCGATATGATGATCCGCGTCGCAGATGTCGCCGCCGCGCTGTGCGCCGCGCACGCCGCCAACTTCGCGCCTCTTCTCGCCGCCTCCGGGCAGACGCTGACGGTGATGGTGAATGACGACTCCATCTGCCCCAACAACCGCAATCCTCTGCGCATCACGCCGGACGGAATCGAGCCAGGCGCGCCGGATGACGCGGACCACATCACTCTGGGCATCGCGGCGTTCGGCCAGCTTTTTCTAGGACTGCACGACGCCTCGACGATGGAGGCGCTCGGCAGACTGACGGCGTCCCGCCCCGCCGCGCTGGCCGCCGCCGATCTGCTCTTTCCGGCCAGAGATCCCTTCGTCGCGCAGCCCGACCGGTTTTAAGGAGTGACCGATGCAATCGGTCACTCACGCAGGAATCCCCCTCTCTTCTCGCGAAATTCGACACACATGCCCACCAAACGCAAACTGCGCATCACCCCCGAAGCTCTGCTCGATTTGAAACTCCCCAGCGATCTGCGCATCTCTCCCAGCGGCGCGCGCGTGGCCTATACTGTCGAGGAGACGGATTGGGAGGAGAACGACACCTCGCAGCACCTTTATGTGATCGACGCCGAACTCAACAAAGATCCCCGCCAGCTGACGCGCGGCAAGACGCAGGAATTCGGTCTGGAGTGGTCGCCGAACGGTGACTGGCTCGCGTTTCTGCGCATGCCTCCGGCGGACGACGACGAGGAGGACGATGAAGAAGGGGACGGCAAGGCGCAGGTCTGGCTGCTGCCGATGGATGGGCTGGGGGGCGAGGCCGACAAGCTGACCGATGCGCCGCAGGGGATTCTGGCTTATGAGTGGCTGCCGGATTCGTCGGGCATCGTGTATATGGCCCGCGAGCCGCGACCGAAGCCGCTTCAGCAAGCGCATGAAGACCGGATTGAGGACGAAGAAGACGCGTTCGTGGACCGGGAGGAGAAGTTTCGCCGGCAGATCTGGCGCATCGATCTCGAAAAACGAAAGGCTGCCCTGATCCACCGAGGGGACCTCGGGATTCTGGAGATCGCCGTTTCTCCCGACGCGCAGCGGATCGCCTTTCTCACGAACTACACCGGGGAGCTGAACGACTATCACAAGGCCGATGTCTGGCTGCTGGAGCTGGAAAGCGGGCGCATTCGGCCGATCGTCCAGGGCGCGGGCGGCAAGTATCAGCTGCACTGGGCGCCCGGCGGCGAAAATCTCTATTATATTCAGGCGCTGGAGCCGGAATACTCCTACTCCCAGAGCAATCTCTTCGCCGTGTCGATCCGTGGCGGCGATCCCGTCAACGTGACGGCGGTCTTCGATCACGATCTGGTCGGCTGGCGCGGCTACTGGTGGGACCAGGACGGCCGACTGTACCTGAGCGCCGCCGTGGGCGTTGCGACCGCCGTGTTTGTGCTGGAAGGCGAGGAGTTTGTCGCGCTGATCCAGAACGACGAGCATATCCACGAGTTCACCGTCTCACCCGATGGCTCCGTGGCGTATATCGCCAGCGGCAATCAAGATGCGCCGGAAGTTTACTGGCTTGCGGCCGGCGCGGACGAGATGGTCGTTCTGACGGAGCTCAACTCGGACTGGATGGACCAGTACGCGCTCTGCCCCGTAGATGTCGTGAGCTGGACTTCTCCGGACGGGACGCCGATTGAGGGGCTGATCACCTATCCCAACGGCTACGATCCGGAGCTGACGTATCCGCTGATCCTGAACATCCACGGCGGGCCGCACGGACGCGTGGCGCAGTCGCTGACGTCGGGGACGCCGGCGCAGGTCTACGCGTCGGACGGCTTCGTGGTGCTGTCGCCCAACTATCGGGGCAGCGAGGGGTACGGCAACGCCTTCAGCACGGCCAACCGGGGCGACCTGGGCGGCGGCGACTACTGGGACTGCATCGCCGGAGTCGACTGGGCCGTGGCGGAGGGGATCGCGGACCCGGAGCGGCTGGGGATCATGGGCAGCTCCTATGGCGGATATCTCACCAACTGGGCCATCACGCAGACGGATCGTTTCAAGGCGGCCGTTTCCGCGTTCGGCATCTTCTCATTTGTGACGGACTTCTCCAACTCCGAGGCGCCGCGCTGGGAGATGGAGTATCTGAACGGCTCGTATTGGGAGCAGCCGGAGCTCTACGCCGCCCGTTCGCCCGCGACGCACGCGCAGGCGATCCAGACTCCCATTCTCATCCTGCACGGCGACGCCGACAGCAATACGTTCATTTCGAACTCGCTGGAGATGTACACGGCCCTGCGCTTGCAGGGAAAGACCGTGCAGTATGTGCGCTATCCGCGCGAGGGGCATGGGTTCGCGGAGCCCAAGCATCGCGTGGACGAGATGCGCCGCTGCCGCGCGTGGTTCGACAAGTACGTGATGGGCGCCGGGCAGACGACGACCTATCGTCTGGGCGATAAGATCGTGCAGGACGGCTGGGAGCTGACCGTGGTTCACGCGGAAGTCGCGGCGTACGTCGGACATCCGGCGGCGGCGGGGCGCTTCGTCGAAGTGGCGTTCGTGCTGCGCGAAGTGGCGGAGACACGCGCGGAGCTGACCCTGGGGCCGGCCGATATCGCCCTGACGCGCGGCCTGTCGTCCTCTGGACGCAGCGGCCGGCCGATCGGCCTTCCGATGACGGTCCTTGGCCAGAAGGTGCTGGCGGAGGGAACGCGCTGGCGCTTCGCGTTCACGCCCGAGAAGGATGAACGCGGCCTGTCCGCCCCGATCTCCGTGACGTTCCGAATCTCCACCGCCGGCGGTCCCTACGCCCTCGCTGTGAAAGACTTTCCGCCGATCACCTTCGATATTCCGGAAGAAGACAAAGACGACGATGCGCCGCCGACGGCGCGGGAGGATGAGCCGTAATGATCCGTCCAGCAAAACGGGGCATGGGCGCGCTGCTCGGCGCGGTTCTGGTTTTTCTTAGCGCCGGCGCTTATGCGGCGGATACCAAAGTTAAAGCCGACGCCGAGCCGAAAGTCCAGATCACCGTGGACGACAGCGCCGTGCGCCAATTGATCGCCCTCGCCGCCGCGCACGACACGACGGACGCCAGCCTGGACGCCTGGATGGATCTTCCCGCGAACGCGTATCTACTCAAGATCGGCGCCAGTGAGGAAAATCTGACGCGCGCCCAGCTCAAGGCGAACGCCATTGAGGCGATCAACGGAACGGCGACGCCGAAGACCCAGCCTTCCGATGATATGGGCGCCATGCGCTTCACCGCCGAAATTTACACGAAGATGCTCGATACGCTCCAGGCGTCGCTCCCCAATCGCCTGAAGCGCATTACGGACCGCGACAAGCAGTTCTCGCCGCCCAATACCGACGTGACCGAGACCGTCTACCTGCATCTGGGCGGAGACTGGGACGCGATCAATGCGAACGGCGCGATCTATATCAATATCCGTTACTGGA from Capsulimonas corticalis harbors:
- a CDS encoding GNAT family N-acetyltransferase; translated protein: MPRRIREPNTKPNPWQVRAPFPSEAERVLQILCAAFRLRVDAARPIFSNDPFYDLSHKRVLTSTAHGLVASLTIVPARIRVGAAWIPFGGIAGVATQPEHQRQGYAGELLQGALRALTGELRYPLSGLFTDLPSYYRRFGWEYATQNCVVTSALAALPKYAGGEYVRIAAPHDLPAQKQIETLHAAALEKRPTGAFERDARRWAVIRHFLPGCKIALYQQDGPAAGYVIFEESQEILRVQELYGQDRRAERALIGFLASRRAQRVEWSAPFPEITRLWIHEFGAACESSSFSVNPDMMIRVADVAAALCAAHAANFAPLLAASGQTLTVMVNDDSICPNNRNPLRITPDGIEPGAPDDADHITLGIAAFGQLFLGLHDASTMEALGRLTASRPAALAAADLLFPARDPFVAQPDRF
- a CDS encoding S9 family peptidase; protein product: MPTKRKLRITPEALLDLKLPSDLRISPSGARVAYTVEETDWEENDTSQHLYVIDAELNKDPRQLTRGKTQEFGLEWSPNGDWLAFLRMPPADDDEEDDEEGDGKAQVWLLPMDGLGGEADKLTDAPQGILAYEWLPDSSGIVYMAREPRPKPLQQAHEDRIEDEEDAFVDREEKFRRQIWRIDLEKRKAALIHRGDLGILEIAVSPDAQRIAFLTNYTGELNDYHKADVWLLELESGRIRPIVQGAGGKYQLHWAPGGENLYYIQALEPEYSYSQSNLFAVSIRGGDPVNVTAVFDHDLVGWRGYWWDQDGRLYLSAAVGVATAVFVLEGEEFVALIQNDEHIHEFTVSPDGSVAYIASGNQDAPEVYWLAAGADEMVVLTELNSDWMDQYALCPVDVVSWTSPDGTPIEGLITYPNGYDPELTYPLILNIHGGPHGRVAQSLTSGTPAQVYASDGFVVLSPNYRGSEGYGNAFSTANRGDLGGGDYWDCIAGVDWAVAEGIADPERLGIMGSSYGGYLTNWAITQTDRFKAAVSAFGIFSFVTDFSNSEAPRWEMEYLNGSYWEQPELYAARSPATHAQAIQTPILILHGDADSNTFISNSLEMYTALRLQGKTVQYVRYPREGHGFAEPKHRVDEMRRCRAWFDKYVMGAGQTTTYRLGDKIVQDGWELTVVHAEVAAYVGHPAAAGRFVEVAFVLREVAETRAELTLGPADIALTRGLSSSGRSGRPIGLPMTVLGQKVLAEGTRWRFAFTPEKDERGLSAPISVTFRISTAGGPYALAVKDFPPITFDIPEEDKDDDAPPTAREDEP